In candidate division KSB1 bacterium, the genomic window TAAAAAATCCGGCTCTGGTAATGAATGTTTTTGCAGAACCGCCTTCCTCGGCTGGGGTTCCATAAAACCGAATTGTTCCTTTTAAAGTGCCAGATTTTATTTGCTCTGCGATTGTTATAGCTGCCGCTGAAGATGCCACGCCAAACATGTGATGACCACAGCCATGACCATTGCCATTAGTCCCACCTCTGATCCTTTTTTCTGGAAGAGCTTCTTGCGCCAAACCGGGAAGCGCATCAAATTCACCAAGAATTCCAATGATCGGTTTTCCTGATCCATAAGTAGCCATAAAAGCAGTAGGAATTTCTGCAATCCCTCTTTCGATCGTGAAGCCGGCTTTCTCCAAATTCTCAGCTAAGAGTGCTGATGATTTTTTCTCCTGGTAACCGGGTTCAGCCCATTGCCAGATTTGATAGGCAATTTGCCAATGGTGATCTGCCTTTTGATCGATAGAATTGATCATCTTAACCTTGTTGTTATTATTAGTTGCAGCAATAGTGAAGATTGCTACAAAAATGAATAAGATTAAACCAGCTAAAGATCGAATTAAAAACATTCTACCCTCCCGGAGTTTTTTCTCGTTGAATTTCTTAAAAATCGTTGTGTATGATAAGGACAAATGTATGTAATGATAAAGAATTTTAATATTCTTATACTTTTGATCATTTTTATAACTACTTATCATAAATCATATTTTTGAAATAATTAAAAAGCCGGTTTTAGGTTATTACGTAAATGCAGACAGAATTCACTTATTGTAAATTGATTGTTACAAAGCTTTCCAAATAACCATAATCAATACTACTATCGTCTCCGTCTTGGTATTCGACCCGATGGAAAAACGACGACGCTTTCATTTCCATCCACCCCTACCGAGGCGACGCCGAATATATAATTGTCAATGACGATTCCTTCTAATGTGTGCAAAGTATCTGTCCCGACATAACGGGAATGCTCCCATTGGGGTGAGGTCGTCCATCTCCAATAAACCTTATATCCTGCCAGGTTTGGATCGTCTACTGGCTGCCAGGATAAAGTCGTCGAAGGCCTTACAGCGCCGCCGATTTTGACATTTTTTGGCTGTGGTGGAGCCCAAGCCAATCCGGCCAATGTAATTGCATTGACAGCTGTCAGTTTCGCTGCATATTCAAAATTCACACCCTCGATGACATCTCCATAATGAATACCATTCTCCGTACGAATATCTTGATGTTGGCGAGTATAGTTTTCGTGGGTCTCCATAATACGGACTCCGGCAAAACCTTCATCATTGAACGGCCTGTGATGTCCGCCGCGGCCAAACCGATCCAAACGATAGATCATGATCGCATCCAAATTTGGAATGTACATATCCGTCATTTTGTGAACGTAACGTGCTAACTGACGGGACACTCCGTCGATTTCTCCGCCAGATGTACGACGCCGGCGTCTCTGGTCTTCGGTTTCCGTCACAGGAGTTGGCTCGGAAAAAACCCGGAAAGTATTGTTTTCGATGACGCCATCTACGCCTTCGATATTGCCGATCATATCGTTGTTCAGAATGCCGACGATATTCCATCCTTCTTCTTTGGCAACTTTAGCCATATGCTTCCCGCCCCAAAGACCTTGTTCTTCACCGGAAAGTCCGGAATAAACAATACTGCTGCCAAATTTATATTGGGTCAACAACCTGGCTGCTTCAATGGTTCCGGCCATACCCGAAGCATTGTCGTTGGCTCCGGGCGCATCCGTTTCTCCGTCCGAGCCTCGAGATGCCCGGGAATCGATATCACCGGACATGATCACATAGCGATTGGGATGGATGGTCCCTCGCTG contains:
- a CDS encoding M28 family peptidase — encoded protein: MRDGFYGFSRFNGFLILVLFCVTLPVIAQETAPAPPPPSVDLRMYDIIKASSSERLEKDITKLANFGTRNTFSDTVSQTRGIGAARRWIKSEFDKISAACGGCLEVNFQRSLVEKSRRIPQDTWVVNVIAIQRGTIHPNRYVIMSGDIDSRASRGSDGETDAPGANDNASGMAGTIEAARLLTQYKFGSSIVYSGLSGEEQGLWGGKHMAKVAKEEGWNIVGILNNDMIGNIEGVDGVIENNTFRVFSEPTPVTETEDQRRRRRTSGGEIDGVSRQLARYVHKMTDMYIPNLDAIMIYRLDRFGRGGHHRPFNDEGFAGVRIMETHENYTRQHQDIRTENGIHYGDVIEGVNFEYAAKLTAVNAITLAGLAWAPPQPKNVKIGGAVRPSTTLSWQPVDDPNLAGYKVYWRWTTSPQWEHSRYVGTDTLHTLEGIVIDNYIFGVASVGVDGNESVVVFPSGRIPRRRR